The Curtobacterium herbarum genome contains the following window.
TCACCGGCAAGACGGTCGCCGACGCCACCAGCACCCTGCGGGGCGTCGGTCTGGAGCTCGGCAGCCAGACGGAGCAGTTCAGCGAGACGGTACCGGCCGGGCAGGTCATCTCCGCCGCACCCGCCGCCGACCCCGCGGTCAAGGGCACCGCGGTCGACGTCGTCGTGTCGAAGGGTCCGGCGCCGATCACGTTGCCGTCCGTGCAGGGCAAGACCATCGACGAGGCCACGTCGACCCTGCAGGCGCTCGGGCTCAAGGTCAGCTACCCGGACTGCACGAACATCCTCTGCCAGTTCTACGACTGGAAGAGCAAGCTGCCGGTCACGTCCACGGACCCGGGCGACGGTGCCACGGTCCACAAGGGCGACACGATCGCTCTGGAGTACCAGCAGTAACGGGCGCGACCGCCTGACGGACGGGAGGCCCGACACCGGTCCGGTGTCGGGCCTCCCGTCCGTCAGGCGGTGCTGCCCGTCAGCCGCGGATGACCGACGGGTGCGCGCGGAGCTCCTCGGCCACCAGGAAGGCGAGCTCGAGGGACTGCATGTGGTTCAACCGCGGGTCGCAGAGCGACTCGTAGCGGGTCGCCAGGGTGGCCTCGTCGATGTGCTCCGAGCCGCCGAGGCACTCGGTGACGTCGTCACCGGTGAGCTCGACGTGCATGCCGCCCGGGTACGTGCCGACCGCGCGGTGGACCTCGAAGAAGCCGAGGACCTCGTCCACGACGTCGTCGAAGCGGCGGGTCTTGTAGCCGTTCGGCGTGGTCAGCCCGTTGCCGTGCATCGGGTCCGTCACCCACAGCGGGGTGGCGTCCATGCCCTTGACCGCCTCGAGCAGCTTGGGCAGCTCGTCGCGGATCTTGCCGGCACCCATGCGGGTGATGAAGGTCAGGCGGCCCGGCTCGCGCTCGGGGTCGAGCTTCTCGATCAGGGCTTCCATGTCGGCGACCGAGGTGGTCGGGCCGAGCTTGACGCCGATCGGGTTCCGCACGCGGGACAGGAAGTCGACGTGGGCGCCGTCCAGGTCGCGGGTGCGCTCCCCGATCCAGATGAAGTGTCCGGAGGTGTCGTACGCCTGGCCGGAGCGGGAGTCGATGCGGGTCATCGGGCGCTCGTAGTCCATGAGCAGCCCCTCGTGCGAGGCGTAGAACTCGACGTGCTTGAGCGCCTCGAAGTCGGCACCGCACGCGGCCATGAACTGGATCGCGCGGTCGATCTCGGCGGCCAGGTTCTCGTACCGGGCGTTCGCCGGGTTGGCGGCGAAGCCCTTGTTCCACGAGTGCACCTGCCGCAGGTCCGCGAAGCCGCCCTGGGTGAACGCGCGGACCAGGTTCAGGGTCGACGCGGCCGTGTGGTAGCCCTGCACCAGACGACGCGGGTCGGCCTGGCGGGACTCCGGCGTGAAGTCGTAGCCGTTGACGATGTCGCCGCGGTACGCCGGCAGGGTGACGTCGCCGCGGGTCTCCCAGTCGCTCGAGCGCGGCTTGGCGAACTGACCCGCCATCCGCCCCATCTTGATCACCGGGGTCGACGCACCGTAGGTGAGGACGACGGCCATCTGCAGGATCGTCTTGACGCGGTCGCGGATCGAGTCCGCAGTGGCACCGGCGAAGGTCTCGGCGCAGTCACCGCCCTGCAGCAGGAACGCACGGCCCGACGCGGCGGCGGCCAGGCGGTCGCGGAGCTGGTCGACCTCGCCCGCGAAGACGAGCGGCGGCAGCGTGGCGATCTCGGCCGAGGCGGCTTCGGCAGCGGCGGGGTCCGGCCAGGTCGGCTGCTGCTTGATCGGGAGCGTGCGCCAGTGGTCGAGCCCCGCGATCAGGTCCGGATCCTGCAGGGTGAGGGAGTCGATCGACTCGGACAAGGCTGCACCTCGGTGTTCTGGTTCACGCTCGGCCGTCGGCGGGCGACGGCGTCCCGGCGGATGCGGGACCGTCCGAGCCTACCGTCCGGCGGCGGTCCGACGCTCGCGCATGACGCTCTCGCGGGCGCTGGTCGCCCGCTCCTTGACGCTCGTCGCGTACACGTCCTCGTACTCCTGGCGGCTCAGCCCGCGGAGCTCGTGCATGATCTCGTCCGTGACGCTGCGGAGGATGAAGCGGTCGGTCTCCAGGCCCTCGAAGCGCGAGAAGTCGAGCGGCTTGCCGAAGACGACGCCGACGCGCTTGAACTTCGGGAACTTCTGGCCGATCTGCTGCACGTCGCGCGTGCCGACCATGGCGACCGGGACCACGACGACCCGGCCCTCCAGGACCATCCGCGCGA
Protein-coding sequences here:
- a CDS encoding class II 3-deoxy-7-phosphoheptulonate synthase — its product is MIAGLDHWRTLPIKQQPTWPDPAAAEAASAEIATLPPLVFAGEVDQLRDRLAAAASGRAFLLQGGDCAETFAGATADSIRDRVKTILQMAVVLTYGASTPVIKMGRMAGQFAKPRSSDWETRGDVTLPAYRGDIVNGYDFTPESRQADPRRLVQGYHTAASTLNLVRAFTQGGFADLRQVHSWNKGFAANPANARYENLAAEIDRAIQFMAACGADFEALKHVEFYASHEGLLMDYERPMTRIDSRSGQAYDTSGHFIWIGERTRDLDGAHVDFLSRVRNPIGVKLGPTTSVADMEALIEKLDPEREPGRLTFITRMGAGKIRDELPKLLEAVKGMDATPLWVTDPMHGNGLTTPNGYKTRRFDDVVDEVLGFFEVHRAVGTYPGGMHVELTGDDVTECLGGSEHIDEATLATRYESLCDPRLNHMQSLELAFLVAEELRAHPSVIRG